In one window of Lepus europaeus isolate LE1 chromosome 14, mLepTim1.pri, whole genome shotgun sequence DNA:
- the SKIDA1 gene encoding SKI/DACH domain-containing protein 1, with protein sequence MGDLKSGFEEVDGVRLGYLIIKGKQMFALSQVFTDLLKNIPRTTVHKRMDHLKVKKHHCDLEELRKLKAINSIAFHAAKCTLISREDVEALYTSCKTERVLKTKRRRPGRAAAAPAPPPPPERAAAAAAAGPRPAFWKDEHQLWRGLSGAARPLPISAQSPRPGAAAAAAAAAARPAAHLPQVFSKYPGSRYPEIVRSPCKAPLNYETAPLPGNYVAFHSDPAYFRSLLCSKHPAAAAAAAAAAAAAAAAAYYQASATGPQPKAGAGGPASLSYRGKRRRGGSKDCLLAPHAGARRLLLLPPRSYKAKAAAAAAAAAAAAAAAAAAGATCLERFHLVNSFCPPPQHHHHHHHHHHHHHHRAQPPQQNHHHPPHHHRPQPHLGSFPESCSSDSESSSYSDHAANDSDFGSSLSSSSNSVSSEEEEEEGEEEEEEEEEEEEEEEEEEEEEGGSGASDSSEVSSEEEDSSTESDSSSGSSQVSVQSIRFRRTSFCKPPSVQAQANFLYHLASAAAATKPAAFEDAGRLPDLKSGVKAESPEEWTLQDWAPKASPVYCPASLGSCFTEIRNDRVSEITFPHSEISSTVKRTDLTINCLAEGASSPSPKTNNVFPQQRILREARKCLQATPATHCADNGTIVARFLNNESSGVAANSEKDSKIPHCHEFATDLPSSQTDPEVDAAAATKAENQGTDTGDKTLPFLHNIKIKVEDSSANEEYEPDLITNKLKCECNDTKGEFYSVTESKEEDALLTTAKEGFACPEKETPSLNPLAQNQGLSCTLGSPKPEDGEYKFGARVRKNYRTLVLGKRPVLQTPPVKPNLKSARSPRPTGKTETHEGTLDDFTVINRRKKVASNVASAVKRPFNFMANFPCPPSLIIGKDGDLWPAYSLNTTKDSQPPHKAHPIWKWQLGGSAIPLPPSHKFRKFNS encoded by the coding sequence ATGGGAGACCTGAAGTCAGGTTTTGAAGAGGTGGATGGCGTGAGGCTCGGCTACCTCATCATTAAAGGGAAGCAAATGTTTGCCCTCTCCCAAGTCTTCACGGATCTGCTGAAAAACATCCCGAGGACGACCGTGCACAAGCGCATGGATCATCTGAAAGTGAAAAAGCACCACTGCGACCTGGAGGAGTTGCGGAAACTCAAGGCGATCAACAGCATCGCCTTCCACGCCGCCAAGTGCACGCTCATCTCCCGCGAAGACGTGGAAGCACTCTACACGTCCTGCAAAACCGAGCGCGTCCTCAAGACCAAGCGCAGGCGACCGGGCCGGGCAGCCGCagcccccgcgccgccgccgccgccggagcgcgccgccgccgccgccgccgcgggcccCCGCCCGGCATTTTGGAAGGACGAGCACCAACTTTGGCGGGGCCTGAGTGGAGCGGCGCGGCCGCTGCCAATCAGCGCGCAGTCCCCGCGcccgggcgccgccgccgccgccgccgccgccgccgcgcgccccgCCGCCCATCTACCTCAGGTTTTCAGCAAATACCCGGGCTCGCGCTACCCGGAAATCGTGCGCTCGCCTTGCAAAGCCCCTCTAAACTATGAAACTGCCCCGCTCCCGGGAAACTACGTCGCCTTCCATTCGGACCCCGCTTATTTTCGGAGCCTGCTGTGCAGCAAGcacccggccgccgccgccgccgccgccgctgccgccgccgccgccgccgccgccgcctacTACCAGGCGTCGGCCACCGGGCCGCAGCCCAAGGCGGGCGCAGGAGGCCCGGCGAGCCTGAGCTACCGCGGCAAGCGCCGGCGCGGGGGCTCCAAGGACTGCTTGCTCGCGCCGCACGCCGGCGCCCggcgcctgctgctgctgccgcctagGTCCTACAAAGccaaggcggcggcggcggcggcggcggcagcggcggcggcggcggcggcggcggccgcgggggcCACTTGCCTGGAGAGATTTCATCTGGTCAACAGCTTCTGCCCGCctccccagcaccaccaccaccaccaccatcaccaccaccaccaccaccaccgtgcCCAGCCGCCGCAGCagaaccaccaccacccccctcaCCACCATCGGCCGCAGCCGCATCTGGGCAGCTTTCCCGAGAGTTGCAGCAGCGACTCCGAGTCCAGCTCCTACTCGGACCACGCAGCCAACGACTCGGATTTTGGCTCCAGTTTGTCCAGCTCCAGCAACTCGGTGTCctcggaggaagaggaggaggagggagaagaggaggaggaggaggaggaagaggaggaggaggaggaagaggaggaggaggaggaggaggggggcagtGGGGCCTCGGATTCCAGTGAAGTCAGCTCGGAGGAGGAGGACTCGTCCACGGAGTCGGACTCCAGCTCCGGCTCCAGCCAAGTGTCAGTGCAGAGCATCCGTTTCAGGCGCACCAGCTTCTGCAAGCCTCCCAGCGTGCAGGCGCAGGCCAACTTCTTGTACCATCTGGCCTCGGCCGCCGCCGCAACCAAACCCGCTGCTTTCGAGGATGCCGGCAGACTTCCCGACCTCAAGAGTGGCGTCAAAGCCGAGTCGCCCGAGGAGTGGACTCTGCAGGACTGGGCCCCCAAAGCGTCTCCGGTGTACTGCCCGGCCAGTCTGGGGAGTTGTTTCACAGAGATAAGGAACGATAGGGTATCTGAGATTACATTCCCAcactctgaaatttccagtacTGTAAAGAGAACTGACCTGACAATTAACTGCCTGGCAGAGGGGGCCTCTTCACCTAGCCCAAAGACAAACAATGTATTTCCACAACAAAGAATACTCCGAGAGGCTAGGAAATGCCTACAAGCAACTCCTGCTACACACTGTGCAGATAACGGCACAATCGTTGCTAGGTTCTTAAATAATGAATCTTCAGGAGTAGcagcaaattcagaaaaagaTTCGAAAATCCCTCATTGTCATGAATTTGCTACGGACTTGCCCTCTTCGCAAACTGATCCTGAAGTGGATGCAGCAGCAGCAACTAAAGCTGAGAATCAAGGCACTGACACAGGTGACAAGACACTGCCATTTCTGCACAATATTAAAATCAAAGTAGAAGACAGTAGTGCTAATGAAGAATACGAACCTGACCTTATTACAAATAAGCTAAAGTGCGAGTGCAATGATACAAAGGGTGAGTTTTACAGTGTAACTGAGAGTAAAGAGGAGGACGCCTTGTTAACCACAGCCAAGGAAGGTTTTGCATGCCCTGAAAAAGAAACTCCTTCCTTGAATCCACTGGCTCAGAATCAGGGCCTGTCATGCACTTTAGGTTCTCCAAAACCTGAGGATGGGGAATATAAATTTGGTGCCAGAGTGAGAAAAAATTACCGGACACTAGTACTGGGAAAGCGACCTGTCCTTCAGACACCTCCAGTCAAACCAAATTTGAAATCAGCTAGAAGCCCTCGTCCTACAGGTAAAACCGAGACACATGAAGGAACACTGGATGATTTTACAGTTATAAACAGACGCAAAAAGGTAGCCAGCAATGTAGCATCAGCAGTGAAAAGGCCATTTAATTTCATGGCAAATTTTCCTTGTCCACCGTCGCTCATTATTGGGAAGGATGGGGATTTGTGGCCGGCGTATTCCTTAAACACCACTAAGGATTCCCAACCTCCTCACAAGGCCCATCCTATATGGAAATGGCAGCTGGGCGGTTCTGCAATACCTCTTCCACCTAGTCACAAATTCAGGAAatttaattcataa